The proteins below come from a single Kitasatospora sp. NBC_00315 genomic window:
- a CDS encoding STM4012 family radical SAM protein, translated as MTTALPLLPADTPAPDSPYRSYVYAYPHKTAYRPLPERPALRDLWAGEPQHALSLYLHIPFCEVRCGFCNLFTRIGSPDGLTTAYLDALERQAGAVREALDADARFALAAFGGGTPTYLTATELERLCDIAEQRMGADLRAVPLSVEASPDTATADRLEVLAARGTTRLSLGVQSFLDEEAKSAVRPQKRAKVEAALGRIRAAGFPVLNIDLIYGIDGQTTASWLRSLDAALAWAPEELYLYPLYVRPLTGLGRRPGEQDPRAWDEQRLTLYRAGRDHLLARGYQQVSMRMFRRSGSPQAGTSEYSCQTDGMVGLGCGSRSYTSGLHYSFDYAVDAGEVRSIIDDYVATTDFTRAEVGHRMDAQEARRRHLVQSLLQAEGLDPADYRRRFGSDPGADFAAELAALGAAGWLADGTDRLRLSPEGLAHSDAVGPELFSPAVRRLMAGYEAK; from the coding sequence ATGACCACCGCCCTCCCCCTGCTCCCGGCCGACACCCCGGCACCGGACTCCCCCTACCGCAGCTACGTCTACGCCTACCCGCACAAGACGGCCTACCGCCCGCTGCCCGAGCGGCCCGCGCTGCGCGACCTCTGGGCGGGCGAGCCACAACACGCGCTCTCGCTCTACCTGCACATCCCGTTCTGCGAGGTGCGCTGCGGCTTCTGCAACCTGTTCACCCGGATCGGCAGCCCGGACGGCCTCACCACCGCCTACCTGGACGCCCTGGAGCGGCAGGCCGGCGCCGTCCGCGAGGCACTGGACGCCGACGCCCGGTTCGCCCTCGCCGCCTTCGGCGGCGGCACCCCGACCTACCTCACCGCCACCGAGCTGGAGCGGCTCTGCGACATCGCCGAGCAGCGGATGGGCGCCGACCTGCGGGCCGTCCCGCTCTCGGTGGAGGCCTCCCCCGACACCGCCACCGCCGACCGGCTGGAGGTGCTCGCCGCCCGCGGCACCACCCGGCTCAGCCTGGGTGTGCAGTCCTTCCTCGACGAGGAGGCGAAGTCCGCCGTCCGCCCGCAGAAGCGCGCCAAGGTGGAGGCGGCGCTCGGCCGGATCCGGGCGGCCGGCTTCCCCGTCCTCAACATCGACCTGATCTACGGCATCGACGGCCAGACCACGGCCAGCTGGCTGCGCTCGCTGGACGCGGCACTGGCCTGGGCGCCCGAGGAGCTGTACCTCTACCCGCTGTACGTCCGCCCGCTCACCGGCCTCGGCCGGCGCCCGGGCGAGCAGGACCCGCGGGCCTGGGACGAGCAGCGCCTGACGCTCTACCGGGCGGGCCGGGACCACCTGCTCGCGCGGGGCTACCAGCAGGTGTCGATGCGGATGTTCCGCCGGTCCGGCTCGCCGCAGGCCGGCACGAGCGAGTACAGCTGCCAGACCGACGGCATGGTGGGTCTGGGCTGCGGCTCCCGCTCCTACACCTCGGGCCTGCACTACTCCTTCGACTACGCGGTGGACGCCGGCGAGGTCCGCTCGATCATCGACGACTACGTGGCGACCACCGACTTCACCCGGGCCGAGGTCGGGCACCGGATGGACGCGCAGGAGGCCCGCCGACGCCATCTGGTGCAGTCGCTGCTGCAGGCCGAGGGCCTCGACCCGGCCGACTACCGCCGGCGGTTCGGGAGCGACCCGGGCGCCGACTTCGCCGCCGAGCTGGCCGCGCTCGGCGCGGCCGGGTGGCTCGCCGACGGCACGGACCGGCTGCGGCTGAGCCCCGAGGGGCTGGCGCACTCCGACGCCGTCGGGCCCGAGCTGTTCTCCCCCGCCGTCCGGCGCCTGATGGCCGGTTACGAGGCGAAGTGA
- a CDS encoding STM4011 family radical SAM protein, which yields MDLTVLYRGPLASCDYDCPYCPFGKRRDTPEQLRADRAALARFADWAAEQRGDTLSLLFTPWGEGLVRSWYRETLAALSRLPHIRRVAIQTNLSFRTDWLAGADRDTLALWTTYHPGEVTHERFLAKCRELSALGVRYSVGVVGEPEHLAPARRLRAELAPEVYLWVNAAEGRTYTDAQAAEWAALDPLFSYSRTPHPSAGLPCRTGRSVISVDGDGTVRRCHFVRTELGNLYDGSYRAALGPRPCELAVCDCHIGYVHLETLPLYDVFAGGVLERVPNGW from the coding sequence CTGGACCTGACGGTCCTCTACCGGGGCCCGCTCGCCTCCTGCGACTACGACTGCCCGTACTGCCCCTTCGGAAAGCGCCGGGACACCCCCGAACAGCTGCGTGCCGACCGCGCCGCGCTGGCCCGCTTCGCCGACTGGGCCGCCGAGCAGCGTGGCGACACCCTCTCGCTGCTGTTCACTCCGTGGGGCGAGGGGCTGGTCCGTTCCTGGTACCGCGAGACGCTGGCGGCGCTGAGCCGGCTGCCGCACATCCGCCGGGTGGCGATCCAGACCAACCTCAGCTTCCGCACCGACTGGCTGGCCGGCGCCGACCGGGACACCCTCGCCCTGTGGACGACGTACCACCCGGGTGAGGTCACCCACGAGCGGTTCCTCGCCAAGTGCCGGGAGCTGAGCGCGCTCGGCGTGCGGTACAGCGTCGGCGTGGTCGGCGAGCCCGAGCACCTGGCGCCGGCCCGGCGGCTGCGCGCCGAGCTGGCGCCGGAGGTGTACCTCTGGGTGAACGCCGCCGAGGGCCGGACGTACACCGACGCGCAGGCCGCCGAGTGGGCCGCCCTCGACCCGCTCTTCTCCTACTCCCGCACCCCGCACCCGAGTGCCGGACTGCCCTGCCGCACGGGCCGCTCGGTCATCTCGGTGGACGGCGACGGCACGGTTCGCCGCTGCCACTTCGTCCGGACCGAGCTGGGCAACCTGTACGACGGCTCCTACCGAGCCGCGCTCGGGCCGCGTCCGTGCGAACTGGCCGTCTGCGACTGTCACATCGGCTACGTGCACCTGGAGACGCTGCCGCTGTACGACGTCTTCGCCGGCGGGGTCCTGGAGCGCGTCCCGAACGGCTGGTGA
- a CDS encoding protein kinase codes for MRVGDVLDGRYRLVEQLGRGGFGVVWEAFDRKVGRPVAVKVISEEHAADDREVRRFVTEARTVGNLSHPHIVTLHDLGEVRRGPGPAVHYLVMELVRGRSLADVLREGPPGPEHALRWAGQVCGALDAAHRAGVVHRDIKPENIMITESGEAKVLDFGIARLENHSAGLTSTGSVIGSPHYLSPERWAGAVVDGRADLYALGCVLYQLCSGKRPFDGRSAVSLMYQHLNETPAAPSGASPALAELILRLLAKDPADRPADAAEVRRALAAIAASPAGRLPTAPAASAGTATVPVAVPGQRAVPKPATQEPAVPMPAGPMPAAPEPEELRQRADLAWARGVDGEPAEAVRLLVELLPDFARVLGPADPRTLRTCHDLALWLARSGEPGEAAALLREIVPGTAHDEETAADVARDIVRWERAARRQGAVGAGPGLGVLLGGGPQHD; via the coding sequence ATGCGGGTCGGGGACGTGCTGGACGGCCGGTACCGGCTGGTGGAACAGCTCGGCAGGGGCGGCTTCGGAGTGGTGTGGGAGGCCTTCGACCGCAAGGTCGGCCGGCCGGTCGCGGTGAAGGTGATCTCGGAGGAGCACGCGGCCGACGACCGGGAGGTCCGGCGCTTCGTCACCGAGGCCCGGACGGTCGGCAACCTCTCGCACCCGCACATCGTGACCCTCCACGACCTGGGGGAGGTACGGCGGGGCCCGGGCCCCGCCGTCCACTACCTGGTGATGGAGCTGGTCCGCGGCCGCTCGCTGGCGGACGTCCTGCGGGAGGGCCCGCCCGGGCCCGAGCACGCCCTGCGCTGGGCCGGTCAGGTCTGCGGCGCGCTCGACGCGGCCCACCGCGCCGGCGTGGTGCACCGGGACATCAAGCCCGAGAACATCATGATCACCGAGTCGGGCGAGGCCAAGGTCCTGGACTTCGGCATCGCCCGCCTGGAGAACCACTCGGCCGGGCTCACCAGCACCGGCAGCGTGATCGGCAGCCCGCACTACCTGTCGCCCGAACGCTGGGCGGGCGCCGTGGTGGACGGCCGCGCCGACCTGTACGCCCTGGGCTGCGTCCTCTACCAACTCTGCTCCGGGAAAAGGCCGTTCGACGGCCGTAGTGCGGTCTCCCTGATGTACCAGCACCTCAACGAGACGCCGGCCGCGCCGAGCGGGGCGTCGCCGGCACTGGCGGAGCTGATCCTGCGGCTGCTGGCCAAGGACCCGGCCGACCGCCCGGCGGACGCCGCGGAGGTCCGCCGCGCGCTGGCGGCGATCGCGGCCTCGCCCGCCGGACGCCTCCCCACGGCGCCCGCGGCATCGGCGGGGACCGCCACGGTGCCGGTCGCCGTGCCGGGCCAGCGGGCCGTGCCGAAGCCTGCCACGCAGGAGCCTGCCGTACCGATGCCTGCCGGGCCGATGCCTGCCGCGCCGGAGCCGGAGGAGCTGCGGCAGCGGGCCGACCTGGCCTGGGCCCGCGGCGTCGACGGGGAGCCGGCCGAGGCCGTCCGGCTGCTGGTGGAGCTGCTCCCCGACTTCGCGCGGGTGCTGGGCCCCGCCGACCCGCGCACCCTGCGGACCTGCCACGACCTCGCGCTCTGGCTCGCCCGCTCCGGCGAACCGGGCGAGGCGGCGGCCCTGTTGCGTGAGATCGTCCCCGGGACGGCGCACGACGAGGAGACCGCGGCGGACGTCGCTCGGGACATCGTCCGCTGGGAGCGGGCCGCGCGGAGACAGGGCGCAGTCGGCGCGGGCCCGGGGCTGGGCGTGCTGCTCGGCGGCGGTCCGCAGCACGACTGA
- a CDS encoding ABC transporter substrate-binding protein: MSLPRRALVTASLAAVATLTLAACGSSSTASADLGAPKATTAPNGVTVNLGPDQNRVTTPKVDAIAALVPEEIRKRGTLTVVDSLGTVPPLDFHADDDKTIIGVEPDIAYLVGNVLGLKVELNPVSWENIFVGLDSGKYDVGLSNITVTEARKEKYDFATYRLDVLGFEAKKGSGWKVAGPPDVAGHTIGVGSGTNQEKLLIDWNDQNVKAGLKPVDIKYYQNASDYYLALSSGRIDAYLGPNPSAAFHVVQTGQSEVIGTYSGGGANVLGKIAATTKKDNGLVKALNEAINEIIKNGTYGQALKRWGLDNEAVQTSEINPPGLPKTNP, translated from the coding sequence ATGTCCCTACCCCGTCGCGCCCTCGTCACCGCCTCGCTCGCCGCCGTCGCCACCCTCACCCTGGCGGCCTGCGGCTCCTCCTCCACCGCCTCCGCCGACCTCGGCGCCCCGAAGGCGACCACGGCGCCGAACGGCGTCACGGTGAACCTCGGTCCCGACCAGAACCGGGTGACCACGCCCAAGGTGGACGCCATCGCGGCGCTCGTACCGGAGGAGATCAGAAAGCGGGGCACACTGACGGTCGTCGACTCGCTCGGCACCGTGCCGCCACTGGACTTCCACGCCGACGACGACAAGACCATCATCGGCGTCGAGCCGGACATCGCCTACCTGGTGGGCAACGTGCTCGGCCTCAAGGTCGAGCTCAACCCGGTCTCCTGGGAGAACATCTTCGTCGGCCTGGACAGCGGCAAGTACGACGTGGGCCTCAGCAACATCACCGTCACCGAGGCCCGCAAGGAGAAGTACGACTTCGCCACCTACCGGCTGGACGTGCTCGGCTTCGAGGCCAAGAAGGGCAGCGGCTGGAAGGTCGCCGGGCCCCCGGACGTGGCGGGCCACACCATCGGGGTCGGCTCCGGCACCAACCAGGAGAAGCTGCTGATCGACTGGAACGACCAGAACGTCAAGGCGGGCCTCAAGCCGGTCGACATCAAGTACTACCAGAACGCCTCCGACTACTACCTGGCGCTCTCCTCCGGACGCATCGACGCCTACCTCGGCCCCAACCCGAGCGCCGCCTTCCACGTCGTCCAGACCGGGCAGAGCGAGGTGATCGGCACCTACTCCGGTGGTGGCGCCAACGTCCTGGGCAAGATCGCGGCGACCACCAAGAAGGACAACGGCCTGGTCAAGGCACTCAACGAGGCGATCAACGAGATCATCAAGAACGGCACCTACGGGCAGGCCCTCAAGCGCTGGGGTCTGGACAACGAGGCCGTCCAGACCTCCGAGATCAACCCGCCCGGGCTGCCCAAGACCAACCCCTGA
- a CDS encoding amino acid ABC transporter ATP-binding protein translates to MTTATADADAMVRVRGVHKSFGALEVLRGVDLVVPAGSVTVVLGPSGSGKSTLLRAINHLEKLDRGFVSIDGELIGYRRSGGRLHELKEREVLRQRTGIGFVFQNFNLFPHLTVLENIVEAPISALKQPKAEARTAALALLARVGLSDKADAYPRQLSGGQQQRVAIARALALQPKVLLFDEPTSALDPELVGEVLDVIKDLAHTGTTMIVVTHEIGFAREVADTVVFMDGGVVVEQGPPAAVLDDPQHERTRSFLSKVL, encoded by the coding sequence ATGACCACCGCCACTGCCGACGCCGACGCCATGGTGCGGGTCCGGGGAGTGCACAAGAGCTTCGGCGCGCTGGAGGTGCTGCGCGGCGTCGACCTGGTCGTCCCGGCCGGCTCGGTGACCGTGGTGCTCGGCCCGTCCGGCTCGGGCAAGTCGACGCTGCTGCGCGCCATCAACCACCTGGAGAAGCTCGACCGCGGCTTCGTCTCGATCGACGGCGAGCTGATCGGCTACCGCCGTTCGGGCGGCAGGCTGCACGAGCTGAAGGAGCGCGAGGTGCTGCGCCAGCGCACCGGCATCGGCTTCGTCTTCCAGAACTTCAACCTCTTCCCGCACCTGACCGTGCTGGAGAACATCGTCGAGGCGCCGATCAGCGCGCTGAAGCAGCCCAAGGCCGAGGCGAGGACAGCGGCGCTCGCGCTGCTCGCCCGGGTCGGCCTCTCGGACAAGGCGGACGCCTACCCGCGCCAGCTCTCCGGCGGCCAGCAGCAGCGGGTGGCGATCGCCCGGGCGCTCGCGCTGCAGCCCAAGGTGCTGCTCTTCGACGAGCCGACCTCGGCCCTGGACCCGGAGCTGGTCGGCGAGGTGCTCGATGTGATCAAGGACCTCGCGCACACCGGCACCACCATGATCGTCGTGACGCACGAGATCGGCTTCGCCCGCGAGGTGGCCGACACGGTGGTCTTCATGGACGGCGGAGTCGTCGTCGAGCAGGGGCCGCCGGCCGCCGTGCTGGACGATCCGCAGCACGAGCGCACCCGGTCCTTCCTGTCCAAGGTTCTCTGA
- a CDS encoding amino acid ABC transporter permease, producing MTLSTEQEPALVAGRERTTAALPDDPAALTIVPARHPWRWAAGVAAAVLVAQFVHGMATNPGWDWPTFRAFVTTGTILKSVWITLQLTFYGTILGFLLGAGIAALRLSRSAVLQTIAWVYIWAFRSIPLIVQLVFWFNLSYLYKRLGVGIPFGPTVLSFDTISVLGAMGAAVLGLALHQAAYAAEIIRGGIIAVDNGQLEAAAALGIPRLRQAWRIVLPQAMRGILPAAANEVISLFKGTSIVYVMAIGELFYQVQVIYGRTGRVVPLLMVATVWYILLTTLLSIGQYYVERYFARGAQRTPPPGPLQRVRGFVQHVQATRRTAPSTGGLS from the coding sequence ATGACTCTCAGCACCGAGCAGGAACCCGCCCTCGTCGCGGGCCGGGAGCGGACCACCGCCGCTCTCCCCGACGACCCGGCCGCTCTCACCATCGTCCCCGCCCGCCACCCCTGGCGCTGGGCGGCCGGCGTGGCCGCCGCCGTCCTGGTCGCCCAGTTCGTCCACGGCATGGCCACCAACCCGGGCTGGGACTGGCCGACCTTCCGGGCCTTCGTCACCACCGGCACGATCCTGAAATCCGTCTGGATCACGCTCCAACTCACCTTCTACGGAACGATCCTGGGCTTCCTGCTGGGCGCCGGGATCGCCGCGCTTCGGCTCTCGCGCAGCGCCGTCCTGCAGACCATCGCCTGGGTGTACATCTGGGCCTTCCGGTCGATTCCGCTGATCGTCCAGCTGGTCTTCTGGTTCAACCTCTCCTATCTGTACAAGCGGCTGGGTGTGGGCATCCCGTTCGGCCCGACGGTGCTGTCCTTCGACACCATCAGCGTCCTCGGGGCGATGGGCGCGGCCGTGCTCGGCCTCGCGCTGCACCAGGCCGCGTACGCCGCCGAGATCATCCGGGGCGGCATCATCGCCGTCGACAACGGCCAGCTGGAGGCCGCCGCCGCCCTCGGCATCCCCCGGCTGCGGCAGGCCTGGCGGATCGTCCTGCCGCAGGCCATGCGCGGGATCCTGCCGGCCGCCGCCAACGAGGTGATCTCGCTGTTCAAGGGCACCTCGATCGTCTACGTGATGGCGATAGGCGAACTCTTCTACCAGGTCCAGGTGATCTACGGCCGCACCGGCCGGGTGGTGCCCCTGCTGATGGTCGCCACCGTCTGGTACATCCTGCTCACCACGCTGCTCTCGATCGGTCAGTACTACGTCGAGCGGTACTTCGCCCGGGGCGCGCAGCGCACCCCGCCGCCCGGCCCGCTGCAGCGGGTCCGCGGCTTCGTCCAACACGTCCAGGCCACCCGCCGCACCGCACCTTCCACCGGAGGCCTCTCATGA
- a CDS encoding ABC transporter substrate-binding protein, protein MRATTARRGLLAATALLPVLALTACGSDPASPAGAAPAGGSAVAAASQDVVSSVAKVDSIAALLPQDVRKSGSFKVGSSVNAPPSAFHPDGASDKPAGIDIDFTDAVAKVLGLGVQREEASFETILPALGSGKYDVGTGNFGVTAVRLKTVDFVTYIDDGQGFAVKKDNTTLQPVTDLTQLCGLNVGTGAGTTFETTLNSKKSVCSDAGKKPYEVKAFSDNAAVLTGLQQGRIDVVMSTINGLRYQASQAAAGTKFLGEFHRLDVGFAFKKGSPLAPAFQGAVNQLIKDGTYDRILKKWGVTDSAIKESLISPPEHP, encoded by the coding sequence GTGAGAGCCACCACCGCCCGCCGCGGCCTGCTCGCCGCCACCGCCCTGCTCCCGGTGCTGGCCCTGACCGCCTGCGGTTCCGACCCGGCCTCCCCGGCCGGGGCCGCGCCCGCCGGCGGGTCCGCAGTCGCCGCCGCGAGCCAGGACGTCGTCTCGTCGGTCGCGAAGGTCGACAGCATCGCCGCGCTGCTGCCGCAGGACGTGCGCAAGTCCGGCAGCTTCAAGGTGGGCAGCTCCGTCAACGCGCCGCCCAGCGCGTTCCACCCGGACGGGGCGAGTGACAAGCCGGCCGGCATCGACATCGACTTCACCGACGCCGTGGCCAAGGTGCTCGGACTGGGGGTCCAGCGCGAGGAGGCCTCCTTCGAGACCATCCTGCCCGCTCTGGGCAGCGGCAAGTACGACGTCGGCACCGGCAACTTCGGGGTCACCGCCGTCCGGCTGAAGACCGTCGACTTCGTCACCTACATCGACGACGGCCAGGGCTTCGCGGTGAAGAAGGACAACACCACCCTCCAGCCCGTCACCGACCTCACCCAGCTCTGCGGCCTGAACGTCGGCACCGGCGCCGGCACCACCTTCGAGACGACCCTGAACAGCAAGAAGAGCGTCTGCTCCGACGCGGGCAAGAAGCCGTACGAGGTGAAGGCCTTCTCCGACAACGCGGCGGTCCTGACCGGGCTCCAGCAGGGCCGGATCGACGTCGTCATGTCGACCATCAACGGGCTGCGCTACCAGGCCTCCCAGGCGGCCGCCGGGACGAAGTTCCTCGGCGAGTTCCACCGTCTGGACGTGGGCTTCGCCTTCAAGAAGGGATCGCCGCTCGCCCCCGCCTTCCAGGGCGCGGTCAACCAACTGATCAAGGACGGCACGTACGACCGGATCCTGAAGAAGTGGGGAGTCACCGACTCCGCGATCAAGGAGTCCCTGATCAGCCCGCCCGAGCACCCGTGA
- a CDS encoding GNAT family N-acetyltransferase: MSGGTAADPAVVEIRRVSPDDALAEPLLRGLTEEYLGRYGERAHEEMARYPSSEFHPPHGLLLLLLEDGVPVAGGAYRRYDGRTAEVKRMWTAVGHRRRGLARRVLAELEAAAAAAGHGRMYLTTGPLQPEAKGLYLATGYTPLFDVTADPSTVGPLAFEKRLAAPPAGRPDVRAAQVLKP, from the coding sequence ATGAGCGGCGGGACGGCGGCCGATCCGGCGGTCGTCGAGATCCGCCGGGTGAGCCCCGACGACGCGCTGGCCGAACCGCTGCTGAGGGGACTCACCGAGGAGTACCTCGGCCGCTACGGCGAGCGGGCGCACGAGGAGATGGCCCGCTACCCGAGCAGCGAGTTCCACCCGCCGCACGGTCTGCTGCTGCTCCTGCTGGAGGACGGAGTGCCGGTGGCCGGCGGCGCCTACCGCCGCTACGACGGGCGGACCGCCGAGGTGAAGCGGATGTGGACGGCCGTCGGCCACCGCCGCCGCGGTCTGGCCCGCCGGGTGCTGGCCGAACTGGAGGCGGCCGCGGCCGCTGCCGGCCACGGCCGGATGTACCTCACCACCGGTCCGCTCCAGCCCGAGGCCAAGGGTCTCTACCTGGCGACCGGGTACACGCCGCTGTTCGACGTGACGGCCGATCCCTCGACCGTCGGTCCGCTCGCGTTCGAGAAGCGGCTCGCCGCGCCTCCCGCCGGGCGCCCGGACGTCCGGGCCGCTCAAGTCCTGAAGCCCTGA
- a CDS encoding LLM class flavin-dependent oxidoreductase: MPVEFLGIAATGNGSETEVRTTAAFDRDYTLRLARAHEDNGWDRVLFAYAAGAPDPAPAAAYIAARLDKLQILLAHRPNVSYPTFAAKTFATLDRISDGRLTVHFITGGNDHEQQREGDFLTKDQRYDRTREYIRIVKRAWTSTEPFDHEGEYYRFNDFVSDVFPVQSPRPNVSFGGSSPAAYAAGGAEADIFCLWGEPLAQTAEQIETVKAAALAAGRTDPPRIQVAFRPIIAPTEELAWEKAHRTVATINERRQGGAFVRRQNLGVPGKGGKPATHSPENTGSQRLIAIAEAGERYDRALWTPTAAATGGAGNSNALVGTPETVAEALLDYYDLGVDILSARGYALLDDTIDFGRYVIPIVREEVARRDARKAAEEAARQERAEHDRHQLIAAQV; the protein is encoded by the coding sequence ATGCCCGTCGAATTCCTCGGTATCGCCGCCACCGGAAACGGCTCGGAGACGGAGGTGCGGACGACCGCCGCCTTCGACCGCGACTACACCCTGCGTCTGGCCCGCGCCCACGAGGACAACGGCTGGGACCGGGTCCTGTTCGCCTACGCGGCCGGCGCCCCGGACCCGGCACCGGCCGCCGCGTACATCGCCGCCCGGCTCGACAAGCTGCAGATCCTGCTGGCCCACCGGCCGAACGTCTCCTACCCGACCTTCGCCGCCAAGACCTTCGCCACGCTCGACCGGATCAGCGACGGCCGGCTCACCGTGCACTTCATCACCGGTGGCAACGACCACGAACAGCAGCGCGAGGGCGACTTCCTGACGAAGGATCAGCGCTACGACCGGACCCGCGAGTACATCCGGATCGTCAAGCGGGCCTGGACGAGCACCGAGCCCTTCGACCACGAGGGCGAGTACTACCGCTTCAACGACTTCGTCTCCGACGTCTTCCCGGTCCAGTCGCCGCGCCCGAACGTCTCCTTCGGGGGCTCCTCGCCGGCGGCCTACGCGGCCGGCGGGGCCGAGGCGGACATCTTCTGCCTCTGGGGTGAGCCGCTCGCCCAGACCGCCGAGCAGATCGAGACGGTGAAGGCCGCCGCACTCGCGGCCGGGCGCACCGACCCGCCGCGGATCCAGGTGGCGTTCCGGCCGATCATCGCGCCGACCGAGGAGCTGGCCTGGGAGAAGGCCCACCGGACGGTGGCCACCATCAACGAGCGCCGGCAGGGGGGTGCCTTCGTCCGGCGGCAGAACCTCGGCGTTCCGGGCAAGGGCGGCAAGCCGGCGACCCACAGCCCCGAGAACACCGGCTCCCAGCGCCTGATCGCCATCGCCGAGGCGGGCGAGCGCTACGACCGCGCGCTGTGGACCCCGACCGCCGCCGCCACCGGCGGGGCCGGCAACTCCAACGCCCTGGTGGGCACGCCCGAGACGGTCGCCGAGGCCCTGCTCGACTACTACGACCTCGGCGTCGACATCCTCTCCGCCCGCGGTTACGCGCTGCTCGACGACACCATCGACTTCGGCCGCTACGTCATCCCGATCGTCCGCGAGGAGGTCGCCCGGCGGGACGCGCGGAAGGCCGCCGAGGAGGCCGCCCGGCAGGAGCGCGCCGAGCACGACCGGCACCAGCTGATCGCGGCGCAGGTATGA
- a CDS encoding amino acid ABC transporter permease, whose protein sequence is MATPQDVLPVTGPPPRLLGNPAATTDRATADRVTADPQPGDGGRLPDALTDAPIVARRRPWQLVSAAVALLLLAMAVNSVVRNKAFQWGVVADYFTSTSVLDGLLLTLWLTAATLSLGFVLGTLLATMRLSANPVLRTISWGYVWLFRSTPPLVQLLFFFNIGALYPTLGLGIPFGPEFVTFRTVNLLGPTLTAVIGLTLLEAAFAAEVVRGGILSVDRGQLEAAQALGLGRARVLRRIIVPQAMRTIVPTAGNMLISALKGTSIVSVLAVSDLLYSVQLVYNRTYQVIPLLVVATLWYLLVTSVLSVGQYYLERRFARGATREGLPPTPLQRARVLYGRLRSAVDQAPSGPAGEER, encoded by the coding sequence ATGGCCACCCCGCAGGACGTCCTTCCCGTCACCGGCCCGCCTCCGCGCCTGCTGGGCAACCCCGCAGCCACCACCGACCGCGCCACCGCCGACCGCGTCACCGCCGACCCGCAGCCCGGCGACGGCGGCCGACTGCCCGACGCCCTCACGGACGCTCCGATCGTCGCCCGCCGGCGCCCCTGGCAGCTGGTCTCGGCGGCCGTCGCGCTGCTCCTGCTCGCCATGGCGGTCAACTCGGTCGTCCGCAACAAGGCGTTCCAGTGGGGGGTGGTGGCCGACTACTTCACCTCCACCTCCGTCCTCGACGGCCTGCTGCTCACGCTGTGGCTGACCGCCGCCACCCTGTCGCTGGGGTTCGTCCTCGGCACCCTGCTGGCCACCATGCGACTGTCCGCCAACCCGGTCCTGCGCACCATCAGTTGGGGCTACGTCTGGCTCTTCCGATCGACGCCGCCGCTGGTCCAGCTGCTGTTCTTCTTCAACATCGGCGCCCTCTACCCGACCCTCGGCCTGGGCATCCCGTTCGGCCCGGAGTTCGTCACCTTCCGGACGGTCAACCTGCTCGGGCCGACCCTCACCGCCGTGATCGGCCTGACCCTGCTGGAGGCCGCGTTCGCCGCCGAGGTGGTGCGCGGCGGCATCCTCTCCGTCGACCGCGGCCAGCTGGAGGCCGCCCAGGCCCTCGGGCTCGGCCGGGCCCGGGTGCTGCGCCGGATCATCGTGCCGCAGGCCATGCGCACCATCGTGCCGACCGCGGGCAACATGCTGATCAGCGCGCTCAAGGGCACCAGCATCGTGAGCGTGCTCGCGGTCTCGGACCTGCTCTACTCGGTCCAGCTGGTCTACAACCGGACGTACCAGGTGATCCCGCTGCTGGTGGTGGCCACCCTCTGGTACCTGCTGGTCACCTCCGTGTTGTCGGTCGGCCAGTACTACCTGGAGCGCCGCTTCGCCCGCGGCGCGACCCGCGAGGGCCTGCCACCGACCCCGCTGCAGCGGGCCCGGGTGCTGTACGGGCGGCTGCGCTCGGCCGTCGACCAGGCGCCCTCCGGCCCCGCCGGGGAGGAGCGGTGA